The Rosa rugosa chromosome 1, drRosRugo1.1, whole genome shotgun sequence genomic sequence ACAATGCCAAAACCATACACCTGCAAAAGAAATCATACATCAATTTTCAGAATCTCATATCATAGTTAGGCTTTTTAGTCTATATGCAAGTTAATTTGGAGAGATATATGTAAATACCTGGATTATTCGCTACGAATCTGAGAGCTACCCATCCATTTTTTGGAGTTATGAACGTTGCTACATAAGGaggatcaatcaaattgaaggtTTTTGAGTCCCTCTCGGCGAAGTAattcccaaaaccaaaaccaagcACATAAAAGCTAAGCCCATGCACGTGCATTGGATGATTCACGGCCGCTCCCTCCACATCAGTTCCTTGAAACACCATCTCAACTGTTTCATTGTATTCCAGCATCGTCACCTTTGTCCCTTGGACTGTTAAGCCTACATCTATTGCTGATGAATCATCAGTGAAGTTAAAATAAACAGGCGGCTCATCTGGGAAGTCTGTTTCATAAACTGGTTCGCTTATGTTGCTGCATGTATATAAAGATCCATCAAAACCATTTTCAAGTGAATTAAAACCATAAGAAGCTAGCATCTGTACATCTAGTTCACAGTTAATGCATATGAATCTTACTTGTAGTAGGCTTGCAAGATAGATTCTGATGGATTAACCCAACTAATATTATTGACGCTTGCAGCCCAAGATATGTTGACGCATGTGGGACCTAAATCTGGAGTGCAGTAAAGAGCGTTGGAGGAAGCTGTTATATACATTCTCTTAGTAACGTCACTCTCTTTTGGGACATTTATAGGATATTCTGGGGTGGCTAAGCTTCTAATTTTCCTGAGGAAGTCGTATGCTGGTTCTTGGGATAAGGACATGGGAAGGTTTTCAGGATATATCGGAGCTTCCGAAGTGGTATAGTTGCCATTATATTCAAGGATTGCAACAGCATCATCCAGATAGCTAGATACTGCGTTAACTGTAGCACTCACGTATTCTCTTGCGACCATGTAATAGCTCCCCAGAGTCGAATTTGTGTTGAGCAACACATCCATTGTTTGTCCAGGGCTTATCATTATGTAGCTTGTGTTGATGGGTTTGGTATAGGAACCGTCCATGCCAACCATAGTGAGATTGTGCTCAGCAATTGCAAAGTACATCTCTGCATCAATGTTGGCGTTCAGTATCCGAAGAAGATACGTCTTGCCATAGTCCACCTTAAGACGATATGTTGAATCTACAAGCGCATGCAATATGGAAGTCCATTAATTTTAGTACCTTACTAGGTAGGTGAACCACCTTATAAAAACGTATATATGCTTACTCTTGGAGCATAGAGCAAAATCCCCAGGTTGGCCATTTATTGTGTAAGCATCTGCTTCGGGTAAGTTGGTAGCATTTTCTGGCACCATACACTCGTCAATCGTTTGTTTCAAATTTCCCAAATACCAAGATCCTGCAATTGGATCAATGTAATTAACTTTGCATATCTATGATGCACATATGCTTGTATATAGCTAGTGTATAATTGAATACTGAACATATTGACTAGGCCAGTGTGTAATTATTATACCAAACACAATGCTCTCCTCTTCATCGGGCTCAGGAAATGGAAAT encodes the following:
- the LOC133725815 gene encoding putative laccase-9: MKSLKRTTGPVMSTQFPVFAVLIIILQLFISLARAEVHYYDFIVKEVNFTRLCESKLMLVVNESFPGPELRARKGDTIYINVYNQGFYGFTIHWHGVKQPRNPWFDGPEYVTQCPISPGTNFTYQVQLTTEEGTVWWHAHSDWTRASVHGTIVVLPALGTTFPFPEPDEEESIVFGSWYLGNLKQTIDECMVPENATNLPEADAYTINGQPGDFALCSKNSTYRLKVDYGKTYLLRILNANIDAEMYFAIAEHNLTMVGMDGSYTKPINTSYIMISPGQTMDVLLNTNSTLGSYYMVAREYVSATVNAVSSYLDDAVAILEYNGNYTTSEAPIYPENLPMSLSQEPAYDFLRKIRSLATPEYPINVPKESDVTKRMYITASSNALYCTPDLGPTCVNISWAASVNNISWVNPSESILQAYYNNISEPVYETDFPDEPPVYFNFTDDSSAIDVGLTVQGTKVTMLEYNETVEMVFQGTDVEGAAVNHPMHVHGLSFYVLGFGFGNYFAERDSKTFNLIDPPYVATFITPKNGWVALRFVANNPGVWFWHCHMERHLTWGMESAFIVKNGGTPETTMLPPPATMPSCDVPLKSSAILEKQLERTN